The Glandiceps talaboti chromosome 1, keGlaTala1.1, whole genome shotgun sequence genome has a segment encoding these proteins:
- the LOC144438108 gene encoding low affinity immunoglobulin epsilon Fc receptor-like → MTDCVPMYGFFIGLTDDAAEGNYVWNDGVSTCPIDYSNWHSGEPNNNPKQDVNGQDCVQMWFRANKNANGEWDDEYCDYRPKGVVCQTRVSC, encoded by the exons ATGACTGATTGTGTACCGATGTATGGTTTCTTTATTGGATTGACTGATGATGCTGCGGAAGGCAACTATGTGTGGAATGATGGTGTTTCAACTTGCCCCATTGACTATAGCAACTGGCATAGCGGGGAACCGAATAATAACCCAAAACAAGATGTCAACGGCCAAGATTGTGTGCAAATGTG GTTCAGAGCCAACAAGAATGCTAACGGCGAGTGGGACGATGAGTACTGTGACTATCGACCAAAGGGAGTGGTTTGCCAAACTCGAG TGTCGTGCTAA
- the LOC144437977 gene encoding protein SSUH2 homolog — translation MGERQPLVHEGGPPPAYGQAPYPPTQGYPPQQPAPGYPQGGGYPPQQPTAGYPQGGGYPPQQPGYSAPDGGNIQGTDTASWQGDIPTEDPEDNPNAQAPQPTAPPMEKMDRVEGYENMDAPLAPPPSYREAMQAPPPDQQQTQPHLPTINEEQAKEALVQHVSEHCCYGSKPAKDLIFTNMMPSSAFHYILDTFTEKRTTSWAYEPFHGQPIDGPYNGRAPGPWEVEARPPTMFKTQKIQVEVPHTASVKPCHDCVGLGRRRCYHCFGRGRTRCAHCNGIGHQTHFHHGGHHDHHHGGHGHHNHHHHHHHGHMDHQICPVCHGSGRKRCFVCHGHGHITCHTCHGKGQLKCYIKLTIQWLIHHDDHIVERTALPDHLIREVQGETVFNQEQPRLWPVAHFPDQNINDASNNLIQRHHTSFRMERILMQRHSVRVIPVTHVHCFWKKDSFSYFVYGFEHKVHAPEYPQQCCCGCTII, via the exons ATGGGAGAACGACAGCCTCTCGTTCACGAAGG TGGGCCACCGCCTGCTTATGGTCAGGCCCCATATCCACCCACACAGGGCTACCCTCCTCAGCAACCTGCTCCAGGATATCCCCAAGGTGGTGGATATCCTCCTCAGCAACCTACTGCAGGGTATCCCCAAGGTGGTGGATATCCTCCTCAGCAACCAGGATATTCAGCACCCGATGGTGGCAATATCCAAGGAACTGATACAGCATCATGGCAGGGAGATATTCCAACGGAAGACCCAGAGGATAATCCCAATGCACAG GCTCCCCAGCCCACAGCCCCTCCCATGGAGAAGATGGACAGAGTTGAGGGGTATGAAAACATGGATGCTCCATTAGCACCGCCACCTAGTTACCGTGAAGCAATGCAGGCACCACCACCAGACCAGCAGCAAACACAACCACA TTTACCTACTATCAATGAAGAGCAAGCTAAGGAAGCCCTTGTACAACATGTTTCTGAACACTGCTGCTATGGTTCAAAGCCAGCCAAAGACCTGATCTTCACCAATATGATGCCTTCAAGTGCCTTCCAT TACATTTTAGACACATTTACAGAGAAGAGAACCACTTCATGGGCGTATGAACCTTTCCATG GTCAGCCCATTGATGGTCCATATAATGGTAGAGCTCCAGGACCATGGGAAGTTGAAGCTAGACCACCAACCATGTTtaaaacacagaaaatacaggTGGAAGTCCCACACACTGCATCTGTTAAG cCATGCCATGACTGCGTTGGTCTTGGACGAAGACGATGTTATCACTGCTTTGGCAGAGGAAGA ACTCGTTGTGCCCATTGTAATGGTATTGGACATCAAACCCATTTCCATCATGGAGGCCATCATGATCACCACCACGGTGGACACGGACATCAcaaccatcatcaccaccatcatcatggACATATGGATCACCAGATTTGTCCTGTCTGTCATGGATCTGGTAGAAAGAG GTGTTTTGTATGTCATGGTCATGGCCATATTACTTGCCATACTTGTCATGGTAAAGGACAACTGAAGTGCTACATCAAGTTGACAATCCAGTG GTTGATACATCATGATGACCATATTGTGGAAAGAACTGCATTACCTGATCATCTTATCAGAGAAGTCCAAGGTGAAACTGTCTTCAATCAAGAACAGCCAAGG cTATGGCCAGTGGCTCATTTCCCAGACCAAAATATCAATGATGCTTCTAACAACCTAATACAACGCCATCATACAAGTTTTCGAATGGAGCGTATTCTTATGCAG CGTCATAGTGTCCGAGTGATCCCTGTCACCCATGTACACTGCTTTTGGAAGAAGGACAGTTTCTCTTACTTTGTCTATGGGTTTGAACACAAAGTACATGCCCCAGAGTACCCCCAGCAGTGTTGTTGTGGATGCACCATAATTTAA